The sequence below is a genomic window from Campylobacter concisus.
GCTCGCAAAACAAAGCGGCATGAAAGATGAGCATTTAGAGGCTATCATGCAAACGACGCTTGAAAATTTGCCAGTCTCAATGAAGAGCAATCCAACTGCTGTAAAGAGATATTTCTACTCGCTTTTGCGAAATATGCTACCTTGCAGAAAAGAGCCAAGTGATAAAAAACAACGTATCATGATGCTAGTTGGTCCAACTGGAGTTGGTAAGACTACGACTCTTGCAAAGCTAGCGGCTCGTTTTGCTTACGGCAATGAAAAGCGCTATAAAACAGGTATCATCACGCTTGATACATATCGTATCGGAGCGGTTGAGCAGTTATTTCAATATGCTAAAATGATGAAGTTGCCTATTCTCGATGTTATCGAGATAGATGACTTTCAAAATGCTATAAAGCAGCTTAATTATTGTGATGTGATACTTATTGATACGACTGGAAATTCGCAGTATGACAAAGAAAAGCTTGAAAGGCTTGATAAATTTTTAAAGCATAGCGGCGCAAAGATCGATGTAAATTTGGTCCTTTCGGCTGGCTCAAAGGTTGAAGATCTAATAGAAATTTATAATGGATTTTCATTTTTGGATATTGACACGCTGATAATCACAAAATTTGATGAGACAAAAATTTTTGGCAACGTCTTTTCGCTGATATATGAGACAAATACGCCGGTTAGCTACTTTAGCGTGGGCCAAGAGGTGCCTGATGATCTTGTGGAGGCAAAGAGCGAATTTTTAGTAGAGTGCGTGTTTGACGGCTTTACAAGGCAAAAGGCTAACGATGAATAACCAAGCGCAAAAACTACAAAATTTAGTCCAGTCTCAAAGCAAGAGTAAAAATACGCATTTTATTGCGATAACTAGCGGTAAAGGCGGTGTTGGTAAGAGTACGATAAGTGCAAATTTAGCAAATGTCTTATCAAAAAATGGCTACAAAGTAGGGCTATTTGACGCTGATATCGGCCTTGCAAACCTTGACGTCATCTTAAATGTAAAAATGGGTAAAAATTTACTTCACGTGCTAAAAGGCGAGTGCAGCCTAAAAGATATCTTGATACCTATAAATAAAAATTTGATCCTCATCCCTGGCGAAAGCGGCGATGAAATTTTGAAATTTAACAATCAATTTTTATTTGAGAGGTTTTTAGATGAGGCGAGAGAGCTTGATGAGCTTGATTTTTTGATCATCGATACTGGAGCTGGCATAGGTGGTAGCACGCAGCTATTTTTAGAGGCAGCTGATGAGGTCGTGGTGGTGACTGTGCCTGATCCTGCGGCGATAACTGATGCATACGCTGTCATAAAGATCGTCTCAAGGTTTAAAAATAGCGAGCTTTTGCTTTTAAATATGGTAAAAAATGAAGCAGAAGCGACTAGAATTTATGAAAATATCAAACGCGTTGCTAATGCAAATATCGGGCCTAGCTTAAATTTAGAGCTTATAGGATTTGTGACTTCTGATAAGAATGTTTCAAGAAGTATAAAACAACGAACGCTTTTTACAGACGACGCTGCTTATGCTGAGCCTAGCGCTCAGATAAAACAGATAGCTTCGAATTTACTTTATAGGTTGGAACGAAAAGTGCTTAACGATGAGCAAAGCAGGAGCTTTGGGGGCTTCTTTAAGCGTTTGATAGAACAATTTTGATGGAGATTGAGCTTTGCGTGCAGAAAATTTTATAGCATTTTTTACGGTTTGTGGTTTTTTTGTAGGTATAGTTTTTACCTTGTTAAAGGTGAGTGAGCCTATCGAAATGCTAGTTTATACACTAGTTATTACTTTGTTTTTTTATCTTATAATTCACATTGTTATCATGAACTACATCGATGTGAAAAGGGCTTTAACTAAAATTTTTGACAAACAAAAACACGAAGAGATCGCGGACTATCTCATCTCTGAGCTAAATACTAGAGAAAAGCGTATGGAAAATATAATGGTAAAAATGACTGCTGAAAATTTTGATTCTGGTAAACGAAATGCACGAGTTAAAGCAAAAGCAGCTTAACGCTTATAAAAATACGATAAAAAAGGAACAAGACGAAATCGTCTTAAAATACATGCCAGCACTGCGTGCTATGGCGTTTAGACTTAAAGAGAGGTTGCCATCAAGCATAGATACAAATGACCTGATAAGCATTGGTGTTGAAGAGATGATAAAACTTAGCAGGAAGTATGACAAGGAGCAAAATGACTCTTTTTGGGGTTATGGCAAAAAGAGAATTTATGGCTCCATGCTTGATTATCTAAGGACGCTTGATGTTGTTAGCAGAAGCGATAGAAAGCTAGTAAAGAGCATAAATAGTGAGATAGATAACTATTTTAATGAATTTGAAGAAGAGCCAAGCGATGAGTATTTGGCCGAAAAGCTTAATGAAGATATTGAGAAGATAAGAGAGGCAAGAGGTGTTAGCGGTATCATTACTATCTTACCAATAGACGAGCAAATGGAGCTAATTGGTCAAAATGATGTCGAGAAAAGCATTGAGAGAGAGGATCTCATTTTAAAAATAGAAGAAGCTTTAAAAGATTTTGACGAAAGAGATCAGATGTTGGTTCAGCTTTATTATTATGAAGAGCTAAATTTAAAAGAGATAAGCCAGATCATGAATATTAGCGAGAGTAGAATTTCACAAATTCATAAACGTTTGCTTGATCGTATTAGGCGTAGCTTGGGGGTTTAATGGCTGATATTTTAAGTCAAGAAGAGATAGACGCGCTACTTGAAGTTGTTGATGAAGACGGCGATACGAGTAATATCGAGGTCGAAGAGAGATCGCAAGGCGAACAAAAACAGATTATTATTTATGATTTTAAGCGTCCAAACCGCGTTAGTAAAGAGCAACTCCGTGCGATAAAAGGCATCCATGATAAGCTTGCTAGAAATTTGGCTAGTCAAATTTCTAGTGTGATGAGAAGTATTGTCGAGATCAGACTTCACAGTGTTGATCAGATGACTTATGGCGAATTTTTGATGAGTTTGCCAAGCCCAACGAGCTTTAACGTCTTTTCTATAAAACCGCTTGATGGAAACTGTGTTTTGGAGATAAATCCAAGCATTGCCTTTCCGATGATAGATCGTTTGCTTGGCGGAACTGGTGAAAATTTTGAGGCAAATAGAGAACTAACCGACATTGAAGTAAATTTGCTTGATGCGGTACTTAGAATGATCATGCAGCGTCTTAAAGAGAGCTGGTCGATGATAACTGATATGTACCCAAATGTGGAAGCTAAGGAGAGCAGTCCAAATGTCGTACAGATCGTCTCTCAAAATGAGATCGTCATCATGGTCGTTATGGAGATCATAGTTGGTGGCTCAAGCGGTATGATAAATTTATGCTATCCAGTCATCTATCTTGAACCGATACTCTCACGCCTTGCAAACAGGGACATTATGCTTGGTGAAACGAGTGCAAAAAAAAGTAGAAACAAAGAGCTAAAAACACTTATCGGACGAGCAGAAATTTTATATGAAGCCATACTTGGCAAATCGATCATCAGCGTAAATGAGTTTTTAAATTTAAAAGAAGGCGATATTTTAAGGCTTGATAGAGGAGCTGATGATAAGGCGATCGTTTGTATCGATAAAAAAGAAGTTTTCTTAGCTGAAGTTGGGCTTCATAGATTTAGAAAATCTATAAGGATTGAGCAGTTAATACGCTCTGATAAAGATGAGATCAAAAATATCTTAGAAAAATACGAAGAAGAGCGAAAAGCAAAGCTGATGGCGTATGAAGCTAATGAGCGCAAAATGGAAGAAGAAGAGGACGATGAAAATGATGAATGATTTTTTTAATATATTTTCTAACGAATTAAAAGCTACTATCGAAGGACTTACGGGCAGAGCTCCAGAGGTTGGTGAAAGAAATGAATTTGATGCACCAACGCAAAATGGCATAAAACCGCCTGTAGTGATGGCCAATATCTCTTTAAGTGGCGATATCAATGCTAAAACAGAGATAGTATGCACTCCGGTTTTAATAAGTGCCATTAGCGAAT
It includes:
- the flhF gene encoding flagellar biosynthesis protein FlhF, with product MATKFHTFTGESTIEALKKAQEACGEKAILVTTKQIQAKTINKKPIYEILVSVEEDDVKQPPKPNTKAINYENAYSKFNKNYEPAKPKFEIKEEPAKFEAKTTSPEPYDPNESVLLNISDVAKEISAIANVDMNEIKEPNTNGMNKKIDDVAKQVSVLSEKIGLITDMIWDEKAPNRNNLSIPPEFASIYKLAKQSGMKDEHLEAIMQTTLENLPVSMKSNPTAVKRYFYSLLRNMLPCRKEPSDKKQRIMMLVGPTGVGKTTTLAKLAARFAYGNEKRYKTGIITLDTYRIGAVEQLFQYAKMMKLPILDVIEIDDFQNAIKQLNYCDVILIDTTGNSQYDKEKLERLDKFLKHSGAKIDVNLVLSAGSKVEDLIEIYNGFSFLDIDTLIITKFDETKIFGNVFSLIYETNTPVSYFSVGQEVPDDLVEAKSEFLVECVFDGFTRQKANDE
- a CDS encoding P-loop NTPase, producing MNNQAQKLQNLVQSQSKSKNTHFIAITSGKGGVGKSTISANLANVLSKNGYKVGLFDADIGLANLDVILNVKMGKNLLHVLKGECSLKDILIPINKNLILIPGESGDEILKFNNQFLFERFLDEARELDELDFLIIDTGAGIGGSTQLFLEAADEVVVVTVPDPAAITDAYAVIKIVSRFKNSELLLLNMVKNEAEATRIYENIKRVANANIGPSLNLELIGFVTSDKNVSRSIKQRTLFTDDAAYAEPSAQIKQIASNLLYRLERKVLNDEQSRSFGGFFKRLIEQF
- a CDS encoding RNA polymerase sigma factor FliA, whose amino-acid sequence is MHELKQKQLNAYKNTIKKEQDEIVLKYMPALRAMAFRLKERLPSSIDTNDLISIGVEEMIKLSRKYDKEQNDSFWGYGKKRIYGSMLDYLRTLDVVSRSDRKLVKSINSEIDNYFNEFEEEPSDEYLAEKLNEDIEKIREARGVSGIITILPIDEQMELIGQNDVEKSIEREDLILKIEEALKDFDERDQMLVQLYYYEELNLKEISQIMNISESRISQIHKRLLDRIRRSLGV
- the fliM gene encoding flagellar motor switch protein FliM; protein product: MADILSQEEIDALLEVVDEDGDTSNIEVEERSQGEQKQIIIYDFKRPNRVSKEQLRAIKGIHDKLARNLASQISSVMRSIVEIRLHSVDQMTYGEFLMSLPSPTSFNVFSIKPLDGNCVLEINPSIAFPMIDRLLGGTGENFEANRELTDIEVNLLDAVLRMIMQRLKESWSMITDMYPNVEAKESSPNVVQIVSQNEIVIMVVMEIIVGGSSGMINLCYPVIYLEPILSRLANRDIMLGETSAKKSRNKELKTLIGRAEILYEAILGKSIISVNEFLNLKEGDILRLDRGADDKAIVCIDKKEVFLAEVGLHRFRKSIRIEQLIRSDKDEIKNILEKYEEERKAKLMAYEANERKMEEEEDDENDE